A window from Dama dama isolate Ldn47 chromosome 11, ASM3311817v1, whole genome shotgun sequence encodes these proteins:
- the PPM1B gene encoding protein phosphatase 1B isoform X1 has product MGAFLDKPKTEKHNAHGAGNGLRYGLSSMQGWRVEMEDAHTAVVGIPHGLEDWSFFAVYDGHAGSRVANYCSTHLLEHITNNEDFRAAGKSGSALEPSVENVKNGIRTGFLKIDEYMRNFSDLRNGMDRSGSTAVGVMISPKHIYFINCGDSRAVLYRSGQVCFSTQDHKPCNPREKERIQNAGGSVMIQRVNGSLAVSRALGDYDYKCVDGKGPTEQLVSPEPEVYEILRAEEDEFIILACDGIWDVMSNEELCEFVKSRLEVSDDLENVCNWVVDTCLHKGSRDNMSIVLVCFSNAPKVSDEAMRKDSELDKYLESRVEEIMEKSGEEGMPDLAHVMRILSAENIPNLPPGGGLAGKRHVIEAVYSRLNPHRESDGASDEAEESGSQGKLVEALRQMRINHRGNYRQLLEEMLTSYRLAKVEGEENPAEQAATATSSNSDAGNTVTMQESHTESKSDLAELDSRTEDAGTKMSGEKL; this is encoded by the exons ATGGGTGCATTTTTGGACAAACCCAAAACTGAGAAACACAACGCTCACGGTGCTGGGAACGGCCTGCGCTACGGCCTGAGCAGCATGCAGGGGTGGAGAGTGGAAATGGAAGACGCGCACACAGCCGTTGTCGGGATTCCGCACGGCTTGGAAGACTGGTCGTTTTTTGCAGTTTATGACGGTCATGCCGGATCCCGAGTAGCAAATTACTGCTCAACACACTTGTTAGAACACATCACTAACAACGAAGACTTCAGGGCCGCTGGAAAGTCAGGGTCTGCTCTTGAGCCTTCAGTGGAGAACGTCAAGAATGGTATCAGAACTGGCTTTTTGAAAATTGATGAATACATGCGTAACTTTTCAGACCtcagaaatggcatggacaggAGCGGTTCAACTGCAGTGGGAGTCATGATTTCACCTAAGCACATCTACTTCATCAACTGTGGCGATTCACGGGCTGTTCTGTATAGGAGTGGACAAGTCTGCTTTTCTACCCAAGATCACAAACCTTGCAACCCAAGGGAGAAAGAGCGAATCCAAAATGCAGGAGGCAGCGTAATGATACAGCGTGTTAATGGTTCATTAGCAGTGTCTCGTGCTCTGGGGGACTATGATTACAAGTGTGTTGATGGCAAGGGCCCAACAGAACAACTTGTTTCTCCAGAGCCAGAGGTTTATGAAATTTTAAGAGCAGAAGAGGATGAATTTATCATCTTGGCTTGTGATGGGATCTGGGATGTTATGAGTAATGAGGAGCTCTGTGAATTTGTTAAATCTAGGCTTGAGGTATCTGATGACCTGGAAAATGTGTGCAATTGGGTAGTGGACACTTGTTTACATAAG gGAAGTCGAGATAACATGAGTATTGTACTAGTTTGCTTTTCAAATGCTCCCAAGGTCTCAGATGAAGCAATGAGAAAAGACTCAGAGTTGGATAAGTACTTGGAATCACGGGTGGAAG AAATTATGGAGAAGTCTGGTGAGGAAGGGATGCCTGATCTTGCCCACGTCATGCGCATCTTGTCTGCAGAAAATATCCCAAATTTGCCTCCTGGGGGAGGTCTTGCTGGCAA GCGCCATGTTATTGAAGCTGTTTATAGTAGGCTGAATCCACATAGAGAAAGTGATGGg gcCTCCGATGAAGCAGAGGAAAGTGGATCACAGGGGAAATTGGTGGAAGCTCTCAGGCAAATGAGAATTAATCATAGGGGAAACTACCGACAACTTCTGGAGGAGATGCTGACTAGTTACAGGCTAGCTAAAGTAGAGGGCGAAGAAAATCCTGCTGAACAAGCTGCTACAGCTACTTCTTCGAACAGTGATGCTGGAAACACAGTGACAATGCAGGAAAGCCATACTGAATCAAAAAGTGATCTTGCTGAATTAGACAGCCGTACTGAAGATGCAGGGACAAAGATGAGTGGTGAAAAGCTATGA
- the PPM1B gene encoding protein phosphatase 1B isoform X3, whose protein sequence is MGAFLDKPKTEKHNAHGAGNGLRYGLSSMQGWRVEMEDAHTAVVGIPHGLEDWSFFAVYDGHAGSRVANYCSTHLLEHITNNEDFRAAGKSGSALEPSVENVKNGIRTGFLKIDEYMRNFSDLRNGMDRSGSTAVGVMISPKHIYFINCGDSRAVLYRSGQVCFSTQDHKPCNPREKERIQNAGGSVMIQRVNGSLAVSRALGDYDYKCVDGKGPTEQLVSPEPEVYEILRAEEDEFIILACDGIWDVMSNEELCEFVKSRLEVSDDLENVCNWVVDTCLHKGSRDNMSIVLVCFSNAPKVSDEAMRKDSELDKYLESRVEEIMEKSGEEGMPDLAHVMRILSAENIPNLPPGGGLAGKRHVIEAVYSRLNPHRESDGFEPSVVYLDSLFTF, encoded by the exons ATGGGTGCATTTTTGGACAAACCCAAAACTGAGAAACACAACGCTCACGGTGCTGGGAACGGCCTGCGCTACGGCCTGAGCAGCATGCAGGGGTGGAGAGTGGAAATGGAAGACGCGCACACAGCCGTTGTCGGGATTCCGCACGGCTTGGAAGACTGGTCGTTTTTTGCAGTTTATGACGGTCATGCCGGATCCCGAGTAGCAAATTACTGCTCAACACACTTGTTAGAACACATCACTAACAACGAAGACTTCAGGGCCGCTGGAAAGTCAGGGTCTGCTCTTGAGCCTTCAGTGGAGAACGTCAAGAATGGTATCAGAACTGGCTTTTTGAAAATTGATGAATACATGCGTAACTTTTCAGACCtcagaaatggcatggacaggAGCGGTTCAACTGCAGTGGGAGTCATGATTTCACCTAAGCACATCTACTTCATCAACTGTGGCGATTCACGGGCTGTTCTGTATAGGAGTGGACAAGTCTGCTTTTCTACCCAAGATCACAAACCTTGCAACCCAAGGGAGAAAGAGCGAATCCAAAATGCAGGAGGCAGCGTAATGATACAGCGTGTTAATGGTTCATTAGCAGTGTCTCGTGCTCTGGGGGACTATGATTACAAGTGTGTTGATGGCAAGGGCCCAACAGAACAACTTGTTTCTCCAGAGCCAGAGGTTTATGAAATTTTAAGAGCAGAAGAGGATGAATTTATCATCTTGGCTTGTGATGGGATCTGGGATGTTATGAGTAATGAGGAGCTCTGTGAATTTGTTAAATCTAGGCTTGAGGTATCTGATGACCTGGAAAATGTGTGCAATTGGGTAGTGGACACTTGTTTACATAAG gGAAGTCGAGATAACATGAGTATTGTACTAGTTTGCTTTTCAAATGCTCCCAAGGTCTCAGATGAAGCAATGAGAAAAGACTCAGAGTTGGATAAGTACTTGGAATCACGGGTGGAAG AAATTATGGAGAAGTCTGGTGAGGAAGGGATGCCTGATCTTGCCCACGTCATGCGCATCTTGTCTGCAGAAAATATCCCAAATTTGCCTCCTGGGGGAGGTCTTGCTGGCAA GCGCCATGTTATTGAAGCTGTTTATAGTAGGCTGAATCCACATAGAGAAAGTGATGGg TTTGAACCTTCAGTTGTATACTTAGACAGTCTTTTCACATTCTGA
- the PPM1B gene encoding protein phosphatase 1B isoform X2, with protein MGAFLDKPKTEKHNAHGAGNGLRYGLSSMQGWRVEMEDAHTAVVGIPHGLEDWSFFAVYDGHAGSRVANYCSTHLLEHITNNEDFRAAGKSGSALEPSVENVKNGIRTGFLKIDEYMRNFSDLRNGMDRSGSTAVGVMISPKHIYFINCGDSRAVLYRSGQVCFSTQDHKPCNPREKERIQNAGGSVMIQRVNGSLAVSRALGDYDYKCVDGKGPTEQLVSPEPEVYEILRAEEDEFIILACDGIWDVMSNEELCEFVKSRLEVSDDLENVCNWVVDTCLHKGSRDNMSIVLVCFSNAPKVSDEAMRKDSELDKYLESRVEEIMEKSGEEGMPDLAHVMRILSAENIPNLPPGGGLAGKRHVIEAVYSRLNPHRESDGMAVLSTSTCKPAESSGDEKGSGWQTLQALKSTRTKRFFVNLKENEPNIM; from the exons ATGGGTGCATTTTTGGACAAACCCAAAACTGAGAAACACAACGCTCACGGTGCTGGGAACGGCCTGCGCTACGGCCTGAGCAGCATGCAGGGGTGGAGAGTGGAAATGGAAGACGCGCACACAGCCGTTGTCGGGATTCCGCACGGCTTGGAAGACTGGTCGTTTTTTGCAGTTTATGACGGTCATGCCGGATCCCGAGTAGCAAATTACTGCTCAACACACTTGTTAGAACACATCACTAACAACGAAGACTTCAGGGCCGCTGGAAAGTCAGGGTCTGCTCTTGAGCCTTCAGTGGAGAACGTCAAGAATGGTATCAGAACTGGCTTTTTGAAAATTGATGAATACATGCGTAACTTTTCAGACCtcagaaatggcatggacaggAGCGGTTCAACTGCAGTGGGAGTCATGATTTCACCTAAGCACATCTACTTCATCAACTGTGGCGATTCACGGGCTGTTCTGTATAGGAGTGGACAAGTCTGCTTTTCTACCCAAGATCACAAACCTTGCAACCCAAGGGAGAAAGAGCGAATCCAAAATGCAGGAGGCAGCGTAATGATACAGCGTGTTAATGGTTCATTAGCAGTGTCTCGTGCTCTGGGGGACTATGATTACAAGTGTGTTGATGGCAAGGGCCCAACAGAACAACTTGTTTCTCCAGAGCCAGAGGTTTATGAAATTTTAAGAGCAGAAGAGGATGAATTTATCATCTTGGCTTGTGATGGGATCTGGGATGTTATGAGTAATGAGGAGCTCTGTGAATTTGTTAAATCTAGGCTTGAGGTATCTGATGACCTGGAAAATGTGTGCAATTGGGTAGTGGACACTTGTTTACATAAG gGAAGTCGAGATAACATGAGTATTGTACTAGTTTGCTTTTCAAATGCTCCCAAGGTCTCAGATGAAGCAATGAGAAAAGACTCAGAGTTGGATAAGTACTTGGAATCACGGGTGGAAG AAATTATGGAGAAGTCTGGTGAGGAAGGGATGCCTGATCTTGCCCACGTCATGCGCATCTTGTCTGCAGAAAATATCCCAAATTTGCCTCCTGGGGGAGGTCTTGCTGGCAA GCGCCATGTTATTGAAGCTGTTTATAGTAGGCTGAATCCACATAGAGAAAGTGATGGg ATGGCAGTCTTGAGCACGTCCACTTGTAAACCCGCTGAGAGCTCTGGTGACGAGAAAGGCAGTGGCTGGCAGACCTTACAAGCCCTTAAAAGTACAAGAACAAAAAGGTTTTTTGTAAACCTGAAAGAAAACGAACCCAACATTATGTAA
- the PPM1B gene encoding protein phosphatase 1B isoform X4, which translates to MGAFLDKPKTEKHNAHGAGNGLRYGLSSMQGWRVEMEDAHTAVVGIPHGLEDWSFFAVYDGHAGSRVANYCSTHLLEHITNNEDFRAAGKSGSALEPSVENVKNGIRTGFLKIDEYMRNFSDLRNGMDRSGSTAVGVMISPKHIYFINCGDSRAVLYRSGQVCFSTQDHKPCNPREKERIQNAGGSVMIQRVNGSLAVSRALGDYDYKCVDGKGPTEQLVSPEPEVYEILRAEEDEFIILACDGIWDVMSNEELCEFVKSRLEVSDDLENVCNWVVDTCLHKGSRDNMSIVLVCFSNAPKVSDEAMRKDSELDKYLESRVEEIMEKSGEEGMPDLAHVMRILSAENIPNLPPGGGLAGKRHVIEAVYSRLNPHRESDGGAGDLEDPW; encoded by the exons ATGGGTGCATTTTTGGACAAACCCAAAACTGAGAAACACAACGCTCACGGTGCTGGGAACGGCCTGCGCTACGGCCTGAGCAGCATGCAGGGGTGGAGAGTGGAAATGGAAGACGCGCACACAGCCGTTGTCGGGATTCCGCACGGCTTGGAAGACTGGTCGTTTTTTGCAGTTTATGACGGTCATGCCGGATCCCGAGTAGCAAATTACTGCTCAACACACTTGTTAGAACACATCACTAACAACGAAGACTTCAGGGCCGCTGGAAAGTCAGGGTCTGCTCTTGAGCCTTCAGTGGAGAACGTCAAGAATGGTATCAGAACTGGCTTTTTGAAAATTGATGAATACATGCGTAACTTTTCAGACCtcagaaatggcatggacaggAGCGGTTCAACTGCAGTGGGAGTCATGATTTCACCTAAGCACATCTACTTCATCAACTGTGGCGATTCACGGGCTGTTCTGTATAGGAGTGGACAAGTCTGCTTTTCTACCCAAGATCACAAACCTTGCAACCCAAGGGAGAAAGAGCGAATCCAAAATGCAGGAGGCAGCGTAATGATACAGCGTGTTAATGGTTCATTAGCAGTGTCTCGTGCTCTGGGGGACTATGATTACAAGTGTGTTGATGGCAAGGGCCCAACAGAACAACTTGTTTCTCCAGAGCCAGAGGTTTATGAAATTTTAAGAGCAGAAGAGGATGAATTTATCATCTTGGCTTGTGATGGGATCTGGGATGTTATGAGTAATGAGGAGCTCTGTGAATTTGTTAAATCTAGGCTTGAGGTATCTGATGACCTGGAAAATGTGTGCAATTGGGTAGTGGACACTTGTTTACATAAG gGAAGTCGAGATAACATGAGTATTGTACTAGTTTGCTTTTCAAATGCTCCCAAGGTCTCAGATGAAGCAATGAGAAAAGACTCAGAGTTGGATAAGTACTTGGAATCACGGGTGGAAG AAATTATGGAGAAGTCTGGTGAGGAAGGGATGCCTGATCTTGCCCACGTCATGCGCATCTTGTCTGCAGAAAATATCCCAAATTTGCCTCCTGGGGGAGGTCTTGCTGGCAA GCGCCATGTTATTGAAGCTGTTTATAGTAGGCTGAATCCACATAGAGAAAGTGATGGg GGTGCTGGAGATCTAGAAGACCCATGGTAG